Part of the Streptomyces sp. NBC_01408 genome is shown below.
GCTCCGCGCCGGTCGGCGCGGAGCCGGCCATAGCGGAACCGGGACTACTGCCACCCCTGCGCCGCCTGCCCTCGCTCCAGGCCGTCAGCCGGACCGAATCCGCTGACCTGGCCGTGACCGGCCCCCGGACGGTGGACCTCACCGCCGAGGACGACACCCAGACCATTCCCCGGCTCGACTCCCTGGAGCGCAAACTGAAGGACCTGGAACAGCAGTTCGGCTGACTCCGCCCGGGCCCGCCGCGTCAGGCGGGCCCTCCGTCCAGTTCGAACCACACCACTTTCCCGCTGCCCGGGGGCAGCGAGTCCACGCCCCAGGCATCGGCGAGCGCCTGCACCAGCATCAGTCCCCGGCCGTGCGTACCGTCGTCGGCGGTCGGTACGTACGGCCGGGGCCGGCAGGCGGCGTAGTCCCGGACCTCCACCCGCAGCCGGGTGGCGGCGAGGCTCGCGGACACCTCCGCACCCCGGTCGGTGTGCACGAGGGCGTTGGTGACGAGTTCGGTGATCAGCAGCTCCGCCACCTCGGCGGCGCCGGTCCCGTACCCCTGACGCATCAACTCCCGTAATGCTTTGCGGACTTCGCCCACCGCTTTGAGATCCGCCCGGCACACGGTCCGGGTGATCCGCAGCGGGTCCACCGGTGCCCCGTCCTCGCCGGTGGACGGTTCCCGCGGTACGGGCCTGCCTCTCTTCCACTGCTTCCCGGTCTTCGCCCCCACCCGCACGGCGATGCCCCTCCCCCGTGTCATTGCTCTCGAACAGCTCTACGGGATGCATGCCCCCCGAGCCGTTCCGCACTCCTTCGGGCTCAGGGACGCGGCACGTTGCGGAGGTTGGATCGAGCCATCTGAACCATCCGGCCCACACCCCCGTCCAGCACGATCTTGCTGGCGGAAAGTGCGAATCCGGTCACCATTTCGGCGCTGATCCTCGGAGGAATGGACAGTGCGTTGGGGTCGGTCACCACGTCCACGAGAGCGGGTCCCTTGTGCCGGAACGCGTCCTTCAGAGCCCCGGTGAGCTGCTTGGGCTTCTCGACGCGGACCCCGTACGCGCCCGCCGCGCGGGCGATGGCGGCGAAGTCGGGGTTCTTGTTCGTCGTCCCGTACGAGGGCAGGCCGGAAACCAGCATCTCCAACTCGACCATTCCGAGTGAGGAGTTGTTGAACAGGACTACTTTGACGGGCAGGTCGTACTGCACCAGGGTGAGGAAATCTCCCATCAGCATCGAGAAACCGCCGTCACCCGACATCGACACCACTTGACGGCCGCGGTCGGTGAACTGCGCGCCGATGGCCTGCGGGAGGGCGTTGGCCATCGAGCCGTGACTGAAGGAGCCGATGATGCGCCGCTTGCCGTTCGGGGAAAGATAGCGCGCCGCCCACACATTGCACATGCCCGTGTCGACGGTGAACACGGCGTCCTCGTCGGCGAGTTCGTCGAGTACCGAAGCCACGTACTCGGGATGGATCGGCGTGTGCTTCTCGACCTTGCGCGTGTACGCCTTCACCACTCCCTCCAGCGCGTCCGCGTGCTTCTTCAGCATCCGGTCCAGGAAGCGCCGGTCGGACTTGACCTTCACCCGGGCGTTGAGGGCTCGCAGGGTCTCCCATGCGTCTCCCCAGACGGCGAGGTCCAACTGCGAGCGCCGTCCGAGGTGTTCGGGCCGGATGTCCACCTGGACGATCTTCACGTCGTCGGGGAGGAAGGCGTTGTAGGGGAAGTCCGTGCCGAGGAGGATGAGGAGATCGCACTCGTGGGTGGCCTCGTAGGCGGCGCCGTAGCCGAGCAGGCCGCTCATTCCGACGTCGTACGGATTGTCGTACTGGGGTTACCTGCGTAGGTCACCTCCGCCGTCGCCTGCAATAGCGGACGAGGCTGGAGGCGGCGCCGGCTCGGCGGGACAGACACGAGCGACGCTCAGCACTGTGTTTTGCTTGCCACCAGCTCAATACGCGCACGGACTTCGGCGTGGCTAACACCCCGTTCTAGCGGGTCGTCAGCCACGCCGTGAGCGCAGACGCGCCAAGGGTTGCCAAGCCAGTCAAGAGCCGCACGGGTACTTGCTGAAGAGTCATGCGGAACCCGCCGCATCGAATGTCCAGTATGGGAGTGGTGCAGTCGGCTGCCATGTGCGGAACCTCCGTCATGTCGCTTGCGAACGCGCGCTGACCCGGACGGTAGCGCGGGCGGTGGGCCATCCGTCCACCGC
Proteins encoded:
- a CDS encoding ATP-binding protein, with the protein product MTRGRGIAVRVGAKTGKQWKRGRPVPREPSTGEDGAPVDPLRITRTVCRADLKAVGEVRKALRELMRQGYGTGAAEVAELLITELVTNALVHTDRGAEVSASLAATRLRVEVRDYAACRPRPYVPTADDGTHGRGLMLVQALADAWGVDSLPPGSGKVVWFELDGGPA